In Marisediminicola antarctica, one DNA window encodes the following:
- a CDS encoding IS256 family transposase, with product MALDQSALLNLLGDLKLTDVTDRIRVATETLYQELIDAEASAVIGATPFERSGDRTTYRNGTRPRTLSTTAGDLDLKIPKLRAGSFFPALLERRRRVDQALFAVVMEAYVHGVSTRKVDDLVKALGADTGISKSEVSRICAGLDAEVAQLRDRTLAVQDFPYVFLDATYCKARVGHRIVSQAMVVAVGVAADGRREVLGFDVGDSENEGFWTSFLRSLKARGLDGVKLVMSDAHTGLKKAIGTVFQGAGWQRCRVHFMRNVLAVVPKGSQEMVASIIRTIFAQPDREHIQKQFGDVTTMLGRSHPKVAAMLIDAQPDLLAFAGFPRRHWRQIWSTNPLERVNKEIKRRTDVVGVFPNAAALLRLAGSVLIEQHDEWEAGERRYFSEASMLELAIMNNPADTLDQAVILPELAAA from the coding sequence ATGGCTCTAGACCAGTCTGCCCTGCTTAACCTGCTGGGCGATCTCAAACTCACCGATGTCACCGATCGCATCCGCGTCGCGACCGAAACGCTGTATCAAGAACTGATCGATGCCGAAGCGTCCGCGGTCATCGGCGCCACCCCCTTCGAACGCTCCGGCGACCGCACCACCTACCGCAACGGCACCCGGCCGCGGACCTTGTCGACCACGGCCGGCGACCTCGATTTGAAGATCCCGAAGCTACGCGCGGGGTCGTTCTTCCCGGCGCTGCTCGAGCGGCGCCGCCGCGTCGACCAGGCCCTGTTCGCGGTCGTGATGGAGGCCTATGTCCACGGCGTCTCGACCCGCAAGGTCGACGATTTGGTCAAAGCACTCGGCGCCGATACCGGGATCTCCAAGTCCGAAGTGTCCCGGATTTGCGCGGGTCTGGACGCCGAGGTCGCTCAGCTCCGCGACCGGACCCTGGCCGTGCAGGACTTCCCCTACGTGTTCCTCGACGCCACCTACTGCAAGGCCAGGGTCGGCCACCGCATCGTGTCCCAGGCCATGGTCGTCGCGGTCGGTGTTGCCGCCGACGGGCGCCGGGAAGTGCTCGGCTTCGACGTCGGCGACAGCGAGAACGAGGGCTTCTGGACCAGCTTCCTGCGGTCGCTGAAGGCCCGCGGCCTCGACGGGGTCAAGCTCGTCATGTCTGACGCCCACACCGGTCTCAAGAAGGCCATCGGAACGGTGTTCCAAGGTGCCGGCTGGCAACGCTGCCGGGTCCATTTCATGCGCAACGTCCTCGCCGTGGTGCCGAAGGGATCCCAGGAGATGGTCGCCTCGATCATCCGCACCATCTTCGCCCAGCCCGACCGGGAACACATCCAGAAGCAGTTCGGCGACGTCACGACCATGCTCGGCCGCTCTCACCCGAAGGTCGCCGCGATGCTCATCGACGCGCAACCCGACCTGCTCGCCTTCGCCGGGTTCCCACGCCGCCACTGGCGCCAAATCTGGTCCACGAACCCGCTGGAACGGGTGAACAAGGAGATCAAACGCCGCACCGACGTCGTCGGCGTGTTCCCCAACGCCGCGGCCCTGCTGCGCCTGGCCGGGTCGGTCCTGATCGAGCAGCACGACGAGTGGGAAGCCGGCGAACGACGCTACTTCTCCGAAGCATCCATGCTCGAGCTGGCCATCATGAACAACCCCGCCGACACCCTCGATCAGGCGGTGATCCTCCCCGAACTCGCCGCCGCCTAA
- a CDS encoding ribbon-helix-helix protein, CopG family, whose protein sequence is MPMTLRLTDAETEALRRRAEYESRSMQEVVKQAVREYVENHSRRDLLSSVLDEELPRYAEALDRLGK, encoded by the coding sequence ATGCCTATGACCCTTCGATTGACTGATGCCGAGACGGAGGCGCTGCGTCGACGTGCCGAATACGAGTCCCGCTCCATGCAGGAGGTCGTCAAGCAGGCGGTGCGTGAATACGTCGAAAACCACAGTCGTCGGGATCTCTTGAGCAGCGTCCTCGACGAAGAGCTCCCCCGCTACGCGGAAGCGCTTGACCGCCTCGGAAAGTGA
- a CDS encoding matrixin family metalloprotease has translation MLHVDRIRRRRQRGVLVLSVVLALVGSTLAASPAFATHQGTAGSGRLYTPNWSVCNAGASAGVSGTNWAIGQINPTDVNASVVGCPGSWNVSVNSVSYPETWYGATSCFTAVQNGVCGSGKGVKLNTRTLTTTQQWQKTALHELGHVAGLGHRTVDTSVMASGASPPVSQYLDQHDRDSINASY, from the coding sequence GTGCTCCACGTAGATCGAATTCGACGACGACGTCAACGGGGGGTGTTGGTGCTTTCGGTGGTTCTGGCTCTCGTCGGTTCTACCCTTGCCGCCAGTCCCGCTTTTGCTACCCACCAGGGCACGGCAGGCTCGGGGCGGCTGTACACGCCCAATTGGAGCGTATGCAACGCTGGTGCAAGCGCTGGCGTCAGTGGAACAAATTGGGCTATCGGGCAGATCAACCCGACAGACGTTAATGCTTCTGTGGTCGGCTGCCCTGGAAGCTGGAACGTATCAGTCAACTCGGTCAGCTATCCAGAGACCTGGTACGGGGCCACCTCCTGCTTTACCGCAGTGCAGAACGGCGTCTGCGGCAGTGGTAAAGGCGTCAAGCTCAATACACGGACATTGACCACTACCCAGCAATGGCAAAAAACGGCCCTTCACGAGCTCGGGCATGTAGCGGGCCTTGGCCATCGCACCGTCGATACATCCGTGATGGCTTCGGGGGCATCGCCGCCCGTGTCTCAGTATCTTGATCAACACGATAGGGATTCGATCAATGCTTCTTACTAA
- a CDS encoding type II toxin-antitoxin system death-on-curing family toxin, whose translation MIYLTYADLLYIGQRTLGADMLIRDQGLLESALARPRASAFGKDAYESLNEKAAALTHSLARNHGLVDGNKRLSLAGLIALLGMHGRRLTWSNDEAYDFIVDVASGHLDDVPEIAGLIATGDEAR comes from the coding sequence GTGATCTATCTCACCTACGCCGATCTCCTCTACATCGGGCAGCGAACACTCGGGGCAGACATGCTGATCCGTGACCAGGGACTGCTCGAGTCAGCACTCGCTCGACCACGGGCCAGCGCCTTCGGAAAAGATGCCTACGAGTCTCTCAACGAGAAGGCCGCGGCGCTGACTCACTCCCTGGCCCGCAACCACGGCCTGGTCGATGGGAACAAGCGACTGAGTCTCGCTGGCCTGATCGCGTTGCTCGGTATGCACGGACGACGGCTGACCTGGTCCAACGACGAGGCCTACGACTTCATCGTGGATGTCGCCTCCGGGCACCTCGACGACGTCCCCGAAATCGCCGGCCTAATCGCCACGGGTGACGAGGCGCGCTGA
- a CDS encoding DUF6226 family protein — MGARLEPLARGRRFKSCQPDRKPFPDCGCDACDDDAQSVAEGMGWAYRPAGRLF, encoded by the coding sequence ATTGGCGCGCGACTTGAACCTTTAGCAAGGGGTCGCAGGTTCAAATCCTGCCAGCCCGACCGTAAACCGTTTCCCGACTGCGGTTGCGATGCCTGCGATGACGATGCCCAGAGCGTGGCGGAAGGAATGGGCTGGGCGTACCGTCCTGCAGGGCGGCTATTCTGA
- a CDS encoding ATP-binding cassette domain-containing protein translates to MSIIEVRSASKSFTGKQVLSDVSLKIERGRRYGLCGPNGSGKSVLLQMLCGLIAPDTGSVSIDSSLLSANRTFPDRFGISINGPAYLAGLTALDNLLDLAAIRKRDTPAVCAAALVAVGLDPRSPQRVRAFSFGMKQKLALAQAFMESPQVLLLDEPFNALDERGLLHG, encoded by the coding sequence ATGTCCATCATTGAAGTCCGCAGCGCGTCAAAATCGTTCACAGGGAAACAGGTGCTTTCGGATGTTTCGCTCAAAATTGAACGCGGGCGGCGCTACGGACTCTGCGGGCCGAACGGCTCCGGGAAATCCGTACTCCTACAAATGCTGTGCGGCTTGATCGCACCCGATACGGGCAGTGTCTCCATCGACTCGTCACTGCTGTCCGCGAATCGAACATTCCCGGACCGATTCGGCATCTCCATCAACGGCCCCGCCTACCTTGCTGGACTCACGGCACTCGACAATTTGCTAGACCTCGCAGCCATTCGTAAACGCGACACACCCGCCGTCTGCGCAGCCGCACTGGTCGCCGTGGGCCTCGACCCGCGTTCACCTCAACGCGTTCGAGCCTTCTCGTTCGGCATGAAGCAGAAACTCGCTCTCGCCCAAGCCTTCATGGAAAGCCCCCAGGTTCTGCTGCTCGACGAACCGTTCAACGCACTCGACGAAAGGGGACTGCTGCACGGATAG